A section of the Candidatus Paceibacterota bacterium genome encodes:
- a CDS encoding ATP-dependent 6-phosphofructokinase, whose protein sequence is MHERIGILTGGGDCPGLNTVIRAVVKCASKRGWEAVGFLDGFEGLLEPLRYRRLDYKEMDALLFVGGTILGTSNKGRFAGKTGHGETNRIPREILDQAKANFQKLGLRALVVVGGDGSLTSAQQLFEHGVPVVGVPKTIDNDLEATALTFGFDSAVACATDALDRLRTTAQSHDRVMVLEVMGRYAGWIAMAAGISGGGDVILIPEIPFNYESVCAKVAEREREGKQFTLVVVAEGARARGQDYVTSGQAESNREARLGGAGAVVAAEIQKRTGKETRVCVLGHLQRGGAPTSFDRLLCTRFGARAVQLIAAETYGHMVALRPPDTVAVPLTEAIGRLRAVPPNGEMVETARALGISLGD, encoded by the coding sequence ATGCATGAACGAATCGGCATCCTAACTGGCGGCGGCGATTGTCCGGGGCTAAACACTGTTATTCGGGCCGTCGTGAAGTGCGCCAGCAAACGCGGCTGGGAAGCCGTTGGCTTCCTGGACGGCTTCGAGGGCCTGCTGGAGCCGCTGCGCTACCGGCGGCTCGATTACAAGGAAATGGATGCGTTGCTGTTTGTCGGCGGCACGATTCTGGGCACCTCCAACAAAGGCCGCTTTGCGGGCAAGACCGGCCACGGGGAAACCAACCGCATTCCGCGCGAGATCCTCGATCAGGCGAAGGCCAACTTCCAGAAGCTCGGCCTGCGTGCCCTGGTGGTCGTGGGCGGCGACGGCTCGCTTACAAGCGCCCAGCAGCTCTTTGAACATGGTGTCCCGGTTGTCGGCGTGCCCAAGACCATTGACAATGACCTCGAAGCCACCGCCCTGACGTTCGGCTTTGACTCAGCCGTGGCTTGCGCCACCGACGCCCTGGACCGCCTGCGCACGACTGCACAGAGCCACGACCGGGTCATGGTGCTGGAAGTGATGGGCCGTTACGCAGGCTGGATTGCCATGGCCGCTGGCATTTCGGGCGGTGGCGATGTGATCCTTATTCCCGAGATTCCCTTTAATTACGAAAGCGTCTGCGCGAAGGTTGCCGAGCGCGAGCGCGAGGGCAAGCAATTCACCCTGGTGGTCGTCGCCGAAGGGGCGCGCGCCCGGGGCCAGGACTATGTGACATCGGGCCAGGCCGAATCCAACCGGGAAGCGCGGCTGGGCGGCGCGGGCGCGGTCGTGGCTGCCGAGATTCAGAAGCGCACCGGCAAGGAGACGCGGGTGTGTGTGCTGGGCCACCTGCAACGCGGTGGAGCGCCGACCTCCTTCGACCGGCTCCTGTGCACGCGCTTCGGGGCGCGGGCGGTGCAACTCATCGCCGCGGAGACTTACGGCCACATGGTTGCTTTGCGCCCGCCCGATACCGTGGCGGTGCCGCTCACCGAGGCCATTGGCCGCCTCCGCGCCGTCCCGCCCAACGGCGAGATGGTCGAGACCGCCCGCGCCTTGGGGATCAGCCTCGGCGACTAA
- a CDS encoding penicillin-binding protein 2: protein MPSPRDATEFRPLQYRRLGAIIIGVLAGFFLIFGRLFEIQIRRHPEFLAKARQFSQTARTLEARRGEIRDRNGITVALSTPVKAIYVTPGLCSNRLDQVAESLEPLLRIPAEELTNRVRACWERASRSNVEQQKALLLRRNVPVGEWRSITTALKRETYGFSEAKLSAGEPVALRKLRRQLLFARDEQRRVYPCGESLCQVLGFVSLDTTRAGLTGVRGIERGCNQFLAGKNGLCLSQQDVVGNELPAHRTRSELPADGNHVVLTIDLRLQQIVEQALADARVRYRARGASAIVMNPTTCEILALASCPGFAPENPGDSDPETWRNTVFTDMVEPGSTLKFILLAGALDQGLMTLESRIHCEQGRFVVNKVVVRDHAPHGLLTLLEAFIKSSNIAFAKIALALGPERVYGCLTNFGLAQRTGIAFAAETPGRIDPPHTWDTMTLTRAAFGQGMSMSQLQMATAMCAIANEGRLMRPYVVSRIESPQGQLLRQFQPQLVRAVVSPRTAQQVRQALKAVVSPEGTGALAALDRYTSGVKTGTAQKSNTNGYVAGRYYSSMIGCLPADTPRVVISIALDEPQNGYYAGTVVAPVFRSIAEQVAACLEIPADKVVRALPGKALARSTPAKASTARAATTQRSGAAPRTSKALASASRR, encoded by the coding sequence ATGCCAAGTCCCCGCGACGCCACGGAGTTCAGGCCCCTGCAATACCGGCGCCTGGGGGCGATCATCATCGGTGTGCTGGCGGGCTTCTTCTTGATCTTCGGCCGGCTGTTTGAGATCCAGATCAGGCGGCACCCCGAGTTCCTGGCCAAGGCGCGGCAATTCTCCCAAACCGCCCGGACGCTTGAGGCCCGACGGGGCGAAATTCGGGACCGAAACGGAATTACTGTGGCGCTTTCCACTCCCGTCAAGGCGATCTACGTGACTCCGGGGCTTTGCTCCAACCGGCTGGACCAGGTAGCGGAGTCCCTCGAACCATTGCTGCGAATCCCGGCTGAAGAACTTACCAATCGCGTGCGCGCTTGCTGGGAACGCGCCAGCCGCAGCAACGTTGAACAGCAGAAGGCCCTGCTCCTCCGACGCAATGTCCCGGTCGGGGAATGGCGATCCATCACCACGGCGCTGAAACGGGAGACTTACGGTTTCAGCGAAGCCAAGCTCAGCGCAGGCGAGCCGGTGGCACTTCGGAAACTGCGCCGGCAACTTCTCTTTGCCCGGGACGAGCAGCGACGGGTTTACCCCTGTGGGGAGAGCCTTTGCCAGGTGCTGGGCTTCGTTTCGCTGGACACAACCCGCGCCGGGCTGACAGGCGTCCGCGGAATAGAACGCGGATGCAATCAGTTCCTGGCTGGGAAGAATGGCCTGTGCCTCTCCCAGCAGGACGTTGTCGGAAATGAACTGCCTGCGCATCGGACGCGCTCCGAGTTGCCGGCCGATGGCAACCATGTGGTCCTGACGATTGACCTGCGCCTGCAGCAAATCGTCGAGCAGGCGCTCGCAGATGCCCGGGTCAGGTACCGCGCCCGCGGCGCCTCAGCCATCGTCATGAACCCCACGACTTGTGAAATCCTCGCATTGGCCTCTTGCCCGGGATTTGCGCCGGAGAATCCGGGCGACTCAGACCCGGAAACCTGGCGGAACACGGTTTTCACCGATATGGTCGAACCTGGGTCCACCCTGAAGTTCATTCTCCTGGCGGGAGCGCTCGATCAGGGACTGATGACGCTAGAGAGCAGGATTCATTGCGAACAGGGCCGCTTCGTGGTCAACAAGGTGGTGGTGCGCGACCATGCGCCGCATGGGCTGTTGACGCTGCTGGAGGCCTTCATTAAGTCGTCCAACATTGCTTTCGCAAAGATCGCCCTGGCGCTGGGGCCGGAGCGGGTCTATGGCTGCCTGACCAATTTCGGTTTGGCCCAGCGCACCGGCATTGCTTTTGCCGCCGAAACGCCAGGTCGGATTGACCCGCCGCACACCTGGGACACGATGACCCTGACCCGCGCCGCGTTCGGCCAGGGAATGAGCATGTCCCAATTGCAGATGGCAACCGCCATGTGCGCGATCGCCAACGAGGGTCGCCTGATGCGGCCCTATGTGGTCAGCCGGATCGAATCGCCCCAAGGGCAGCTCCTCCGGCAATTCCAGCCGCAATTGGTGCGCGCGGTCGTAAGTCCTCGAACCGCGCAACAAGTCAGGCAAGCCTTGAAAGCTGTCGTCTCACCCGAAGGCACCGGCGCGCTGGCTGCCCTGGACAGATACACCTCCGGCGTGAAGACCGGCACCGCCCAAAAGTCTAATACGAACGGTTACGTGGCCGGGCGCTACTATTCCTCGATGATCGGCTGTCTCCCCGCCGATACCCCACGCGTCGTCATTTCGATAGCTTTGGATGAGCCCCAAAACGGCTACTACGCCGGGACTGTGGTGGCGCCGGTGTTCCGCTCCATCGCCGAACAAGTCGCCGCCTGCCTGGAGATCCCGGCGGATAAGGTCGTGCGTGCGCTGCCCGGCAAGGCGCTGGCCCGGTCAACACCCGCCAAAGCCTCAACGGCTCGTGCCGCCACAACCCAGAGGTCGGGCGCGGCACCGCGCACGAGCAAGGCACTTGCCAGTGCTTCCAGACGGTGA
- a CDS encoding phospho-N-acetylmuramoyl-pentapeptide-transferase, giving the protein MLYFFAPLLTECWGPIRLLGSHLVLIGIGAILAAWLSWLALWRWRGSLPLDRGRAFTPNSTVAVGKPTGAGFIMVLSLIPVLFLVVPLSGKMLQVNDCLALAMLTGFLDDRSALPWGEVRKGLLDLGVAALASFVLCQGQPMTIWLPFVKGSYILTPVGFVLLGTALLWITMNATNCSDGVDGLAGSLTLLSLFSLGALLYGVIGHKKISAYLLLPHNPEGAAWAVLIFSAAGALAGYLWHNAEPSRMLMGDAGSRYLGLLLGIAVLASGNPFLVLVVAPVVLLNGGTGLAKLALLRTFRRLGFDTSPGPADSAAGAKGKRLVGVAPLLHKVRFPLHDHCRKNLGWSNAQVLMRFLLLQAFLTPLLIVLLFKVR; this is encoded by the coding sequence ATGCTCTATTTCTTCGCCCCATTGCTTACCGAGTGCTGGGGGCCCATTCGGCTGCTGGGCTCGCACCTGGTCTTGATCGGGATTGGCGCGATTCTGGCCGCGTGGCTTTCGTGGCTGGCGCTTTGGCGATGGCGCGGCAGCTTGCCGTTGGATCGCGGTCGCGCGTTCACGCCAAACAGCACTGTGGCCGTCGGCAAACCTACCGGCGCCGGCTTTATCATGGTGCTCTCACTTATCCCGGTGCTGTTCCTGGTGGTGCCTCTTTCGGGGAAAATGCTACAGGTGAACGACTGCCTGGCGCTCGCGATGCTAACAGGATTCCTCGATGACCGCAGCGCATTGCCGTGGGGTGAAGTCCGCAAAGGCCTGCTGGATCTGGGTGTCGCGGCCCTGGCCTCCTTTGTTCTTTGCCAGGGACAACCTATGACCATCTGGCTGCCGTTTGTTAAGGGCAGCTACATCCTGACACCCGTTGGCTTTGTGCTTCTTGGCACTGCGCTGCTTTGGATCACAATGAACGCCACCAATTGCTCTGACGGCGTGGATGGATTGGCCGGCTCTCTGACCTTGTTGTCGCTCTTTTCTTTGGGCGCTCTATTGTACGGCGTCATTGGCCACAAGAAGATATCCGCCTACCTGCTTCTGCCGCATAACCCCGAAGGCGCCGCCTGGGCGGTGCTAATCTTCTCGGCCGCCGGCGCGTTGGCAGGGTATCTCTGGCACAACGCTGAGCCCAGCCGAATGCTCATGGGCGATGCCGGTTCGCGATACCTCGGATTGCTGCTGGGCATCGCTGTGCTCGCTTCGGGCAATCCCTTTCTGGTTCTGGTCGTAGCGCCAGTCGTCCTGTTGAATGGCGGCACGGGCCTCGCCAAACTGGCCCTGTTGCGGACTTTTCGGCGCCTCGGGTTCGATACCTCACCTGGCCCGGCAGACAGCGCGGCTGGCGCAAAGGGCAAACGACTGGTCGGGGTGGCACCTTTGCTCCACAAAGTCCGCTTCCCCCTTCACGACCATTGCCGCAAGAACCTTGGCTGGTCCAATGCCCAGGTGCTCATGCGTTTCCTCCTGTTGCAGGCATTTCTCACTCCGTTGCTCATCGTCCTCCTGTTCAAAGTCCGATAG
- a CDS encoding putative peptidoglycan glycosyltransferase FtsW, with product MKRLTAILLLVVGILLLLGTLALYSSTTWQPRLTRLYLHLCWLAVGAVCCTVAALVPYPLLRRFHAPKWLLGLACILLAATLVPGIGVARNGAFRWLPFGQPSEFAKLALIIFLADHCATHQARMHERTAGFLFPGLMASIVGLLVFFEPDWGTTALLAAVALAMLAVGGSHWGYLLSTAIIGGELSVWLLLRNQLRMDRLLAFLDPEKYRDGVGWQGWHSLLALGSGGWCGTFLGAGSHKNGFVPEQQTDFVLSLIGEELGFLGTALVLLLFVILLLYGTRIAWKVADPFGQLLAFGITILIGLQAFINFGVVTSSLPNKGIALPFVSYGGSNLVCMLTALGLLISVARHGPMRANEKVAGLVAACTRAKVGGPVGSLLDRSAGQCRGGLRQRIARWIRSHRRSDFPALPLHAYQKAPRRSYS from the coding sequence GTGAAAAGGCTCACCGCCATTCTGCTCCTGGTGGTCGGCATCCTGCTGCTTTTAGGGACACTGGCCCTCTACAGCTCGACGACCTGGCAACCACGGCTCACTCGCTTGTACCTGCACTTGTGCTGGCTGGCCGTCGGTGCTGTCTGTTGCACGGTCGCTGCGCTGGTCCCTTACCCGCTGCTCCGGCGATTTCATGCGCCGAAATGGCTGCTGGGTCTGGCCTGCATTCTACTGGCCGCCACGCTCGTGCCAGGCATCGGCGTGGCCAGGAACGGCGCCTTCCGCTGGTTGCCTTTTGGCCAGCCATCCGAGTTTGCCAAGCTCGCTCTGATTATCTTCCTGGCCGATCACTGCGCCACCCACCAGGCTCGGATGCACGAGCGAACCGCCGGCTTCCTCTTTCCCGGGCTTATGGCGAGCATTGTTGGGCTGTTGGTCTTTTTCGAGCCGGACTGGGGCACAACGGCTTTGCTGGCAGCGGTGGCTCTTGCCATGCTTGCCGTTGGCGGCAGCCATTGGGGCTATCTCTTGTCCACGGCGATCATCGGAGGCGAGCTGTCTGTCTGGCTCCTGCTGCGGAACCAACTCCGGATGGATCGGCTCCTGGCCTTCCTCGACCCGGAGAAATACAGGGACGGCGTTGGCTGGCAAGGCTGGCACTCCCTGCTGGCGCTCGGCAGCGGCGGCTGGTGCGGCACCTTCCTTGGCGCGGGGAGCCACAAGAACGGCTTCGTGCCCGAGCAGCAGACAGACTTTGTGCTGTCATTGATCGGCGAGGAGTTGGGGTTTCTTGGCACGGCCCTGGTACTGCTGCTGTTTGTGATTCTGTTGCTCTACGGCACCCGCATCGCCTGGAAGGTCGCGGACCCGTTTGGTCAACTGCTGGCCTTCGGCATCACCATTCTCATTGGCCTCCAGGCCTTTATCAACTTCGGGGTCGTGACCAGCAGCCTCCCCAACAAAGGCATCGCCCTGCCCTTCGTCAGCTATGGGGGTTCGAACCTGGTCTGCATGCTGACCGCGCTAGGTCTGCTGATCAGTGTTGCCAGACACGGACCGATGCGTGCGAATGAGAAGGTCGCGGGCTTGGTTGCCGCTTGCACCAGGGCAAAGGTGGGGGGCCCAGTCGGCAGCCTCCTGGACCGCTCTGCCGGGCAATGCCGCGGTGGCCTCCGCCAGAGGATTGCACGCTGGATAAGGTCTCACCGCAGGTCCGATTTTCCCGCGCTTCCGTTGCACGCCTATCAAAAAGCTCCTCGTCGTTCCTATAGTTGA
- a CDS encoding nucleotide sugar dehydrogenase, with protein MNAISISPSGEEFPLPTPGDYAAEFARLKELAARQRKAGKEIVVVVGLGFVGAVMAAVVADATDKKGRPTKFVIGMQRPSTRSFWKIRLLNRGVSPVKAEDPEVEQLIARCVNEKQTLVATYTEEALKLADVVVVDVQCDYLKESLGNVRTGSAEMAALEASIATIAENIPPTALVLIETTVAPGTTEQIAYPIMKKIFKKRGIRSEPLLAHSYERVMPGKNYVASIRDFWRVCSGVNQTARQRVTRFLNEVLHTDKYPLTVLDRPIESETAKIVENSYRATILAFLDEWSIFAERNGVDLKKVIEAIKVRPTHSNIIFPGPGIGGYCLPKDGGLGVWAYRHIFGFEDDIFKITPLAIDINDTRSLHAPQLVRDALRNMGKPIASAEVLLLGAAYREDVGDTRYSGSEIIVRKLTEMGADVKVHDPYLDHWWELEAQDTYPLPNYSWARFFHRQAQLKHLRIEKDLWAAMKGIDALVLCVRHDPYLRLDPDRVVKSAGRPFAVVDCFCVLDDEKIRRYLELGCEVKGMGRGHIKRIKDSLDKRPSAKKAK; from the coding sequence ATGAACGCAATATCAATCAGTCCTTCAGGGGAAGAGTTTCCGCTGCCGACGCCGGGTGATTACGCGGCCGAGTTTGCCCGCCTGAAGGAGTTGGCTGCCAGGCAACGCAAAGCCGGCAAGGAAATCGTCGTGGTCGTCGGCCTGGGATTCGTCGGGGCCGTTATGGCGGCAGTGGTGGCCGACGCCACGGACAAGAAGGGCCGCCCAACCAAGTTCGTCATTGGAATGCAGCGCCCCAGTACGCGCAGTTTCTGGAAAATCCGGCTGCTCAACCGCGGCGTTTCACCTGTCAAGGCTGAGGACCCGGAAGTCGAACAACTCATCGCCCGCTGCGTCAACGAGAAGCAAACGCTGGTGGCCACGTACACCGAAGAGGCGCTTAAGCTGGCCGACGTGGTCGTGGTGGATGTCCAATGCGATTACCTTAAGGAATCCCTTGGCAATGTCCGTACCGGATCGGCTGAAATGGCCGCATTGGAAGCCTCGATTGCGACAATCGCGGAGAACATTCCGCCCACTGCGCTGGTCCTGATCGAAACCACTGTCGCCCCGGGGACTACCGAGCAGATTGCCTACCCGATCATGAAGAAGATCTTCAAGAAGCGGGGGATTCGTTCCGAACCATTGCTGGCCCACAGCTACGAGCGCGTCATGCCGGGCAAGAACTACGTCGCGTCCATCCGCGATTTCTGGCGCGTTTGCAGCGGAGTCAACCAGACCGCGCGCCAACGCGTCACCCGGTTCCTCAACGAAGTGCTGCACACCGACAAGTACCCGCTGACCGTGCTGGACCGTCCGATCGAATCGGAAACGGCCAAGATTGTGGAGAACAGCTACCGCGCCACCATCCTGGCGTTCCTCGATGAATGGTCAATCTTCGCCGAGCGCAACGGCGTGGATTTGAAGAAGGTGATTGAAGCAATCAAGGTCCGGCCTACCCACTCCAACATCATCTTCCCGGGACCGGGCATAGGCGGCTACTGCCTGCCCAAAGACGGCGGGCTCGGAGTCTGGGCCTACCGGCATATCTTTGGGTTTGAGGACGACATCTTCAAAATCACGCCCCTGGCTATTGACATCAACGACACCCGCTCGCTGCACGCCCCACAGTTGGTCCGGGATGCCCTGCGCAACATGGGCAAGCCAATCGCTTCGGCCGAAGTGCTGCTATTGGGCGCGGCCTACCGCGAGGATGTGGGCGATACACGTTACAGCGGCTCGGAGATCATTGTGCGCAAACTCACCGAGATGGGAGCCGACGTCAAAGTGCATGATCCGTACCTGGACCATTGGTGGGAATTGGAAGCGCAGGACACCTACCCGCTTCCCAACTATAGCTGGGCGCGCTTTTTCCATCGGCAGGCCCAGTTGAAGCATCTGCGCATTGAAAAGGACCTGTGGGCAGCGATGAAGGGGATTGACGCTCTGGTCCTATGCGTGCGGCATGATCCATATCTGAGACTCGACCCCGATCGAGTGGTGAAAAGCGCGGGCCGGCCCTTCGCCGTTGTGGACTGCTTCTGTGTGCTCGACGACGAGAAGATACGCCGCTATCTGGAATTGGGCTGTGAGGTCAAGGGCATGGGCCGCGGACACATCAAGCGGATCAAGGACAGCCTTGATAAGCGGCCGAGCGCGAAGAAGGCGAAGTAG
- a CDS encoding PEP-CTERM sorting domain-containing protein (PEP-CTERM proteins occur, often in large numbers, in the proteomes of bacteria that also encode an exosortase, a predicted intramembrane cysteine proteinase. The presence of a PEP-CTERM domain at a protein's C-terminus predicts cleavage within the sorting domain, followed by covalent anchoring to some some component of the (usually Gram-negative) cell surface. Many PEP-CTERM proteins exhibit an unusual sequence composition that includes large numbers of potential glycosylation sites. Expression of one such protein has been shown restore the ability of a bacterium to form floc, a type of biofilm.), with protein MKRIISLLAVLTLVGATVAIGQINYSGGTYSENFDTILNTDGNGTTMSGVGSVGAQDAIPTLTTWRAARVGGTGTGTFALFADWGGSGTGRLYSYGTTAGSPIYYERALGSVGSGTTIPGFGTYFINASAETYASLTFNFDREVWRNQSAAADQSLTFSYGLLSGGGGITADNFLTSAGMTAYPALNATSPAALGGVASAGRDGNAEPYKAHVSATITGISWAPGDTLFIRWSDADDTGTDAGISIDNLTLVAVVPEPSCGLLLGLGVAALALLRRNSR; from the coding sequence ATGAAGCGAATCATCTCCCTCCTTGCAGTGCTAACCCTTGTTGGCGCCACGGTGGCCATCGGTCAAATCAACTACAGTGGTGGAACCTACTCTGAGAATTTTGACACCATCTTAAACACTGATGGAAACGGAACCACCATGTCCGGCGTGGGAAGTGTTGGCGCACAGGATGCCATTCCCACACTCACCACCTGGCGAGCCGCCAGGGTGGGTGGTACAGGCACGGGCACCTTTGCCCTGTTCGCTGATTGGGGCGGTTCAGGGACCGGGAGATTATATTCGTACGGGACCACCGCCGGCTCGCCTATTTACTACGAACGAGCGTTGGGCAGCGTTGGGTCTGGCACCACTATACCTGGGTTTGGCACCTATTTCATCAATGCCTCGGCGGAAACCTACGCGTCCCTTACCTTCAATTTCGACCGTGAAGTGTGGCGCAACCAAAGTGCCGCTGCGGATCAAAGCCTGACCTTCTCTTATGGGCTTCTGTCCGGGGGCGGTGGAATTACAGCCGATAACTTTCTCACCAGTGCTGGCATGACCGCTTATCCCGCCCTCAATGCGACTTCTCCGGCCGCCCTTGGAGGCGTAGCTTCTGCCGGCCGCGATGGGAATGCCGAGCCCTACAAAGCCCATGTGTCAGCAACTATCACTGGCATAAGTTGGGCCCCCGGCGACACGCTGTTCATCCGGTGGAGCGATGCGGACGACACGGGCACCGATGCCGGCATATCGATTGATAACCTGACTTTGGTCGCGGTCGTCCCCGAGCCTTCCTGCGGCCTCTTGCTTGGTTTGGGGGTTGCCGCCCTGGCTCTCCTGCGCCGCAACAGCCGCTAA